One window from the genome of Pseudomonadota bacterium encodes:
- a CDS encoding tellurite resistance protein: protein MTTASEEIEIKQIKQTIDQSQVPETLDVVEYEGQGALTVVQEPEHIIPVPPSHIDAARDQEIGRDAKQFAESIISDPSNYELGDRIFDLGSSARNLIDTQVSLFDTAIGVVLKDINDKGENTFQGNMMQLKMNIDQINPAMVAREECISEKVGRIFKKTIKRLPKGEEILTIIYERRETTRSTVLGLQNHLRRHGETVNMHAAELITICNTLKDSQPLLHEDIYWGQLAWKFIMERMDKITDPMARENITMLTADLATAVVDSQQLDNMNLQTRYGGGLTIRNARHVGRVIRSTSTLLGGVAGALAVRAAAAQQLQTMQVANMMQDAIGQTMVDTADQVGKAVVASAEQATRMDKNIAFLQEACNKYEFAAQALTQVCANTIKVASLSTNKLNEMNTLLRSRADAAAAFHGKQ from the coding sequence ATGACTACTGCATCCGAAGAAATAGAAATCAAACAAATCAAACAGACCATTGATCAATCTCAAGTCCCGGAAACCCTGGATGTTGTGGAATATGAGGGGCAGGGGGCTCTCACAGTAGTCCAGGAACCCGAACATATAATTCCTGTGCCCCCCTCTCATATTGATGCCGCAAGGGATCAGGAAATCGGTCGCGACGCAAAGCAGTTTGCGGAATCAATTATCAGTGACCCCTCAAACTATGAACTTGGTGATCGGATCTTTGATCTTGGATCAAGCGCCCGCAACCTGATTGATACGCAAGTGTCGCTCTTTGATACCGCCATTGGTGTCGTTCTTAAAGATATTAACGACAAAGGAGAAAATACCTTTCAGGGCAACATGATGCAACTTAAGATGAACATCGATCAGATCAATCCTGCCATGGTTGCCAGGGAAGAGTGTATTTCGGAGAAAGTCGGAAGAATTTTCAAAAAGACAATCAAGCGGCTTCCCAAAGGAGAGGAGATACTTACTATTATTTACGAACGTCGCGAGACAACCCGCTCTACCGTCCTGGGGCTTCAAAACCATTTGCGAAGGCATGGTGAAACCGTAAATATGCATGCGGCTGAGCTGATAACCATCTGCAATACCTTAAAGGACAGCCAGCCTCTTTTGCACGAAGACATTTATTGGGGGCAGTTGGCCTGGAAATTTATCATGGAACGTATGGATAAAATAACCGATCCAATGGCACGGGAGAATATCACGATGCTGACTGCGGATTTGGCAACTGCCGTGGTTGACAGTCAACAACTGGACAACATGAACCTTCAAACACGTTATGGTGGCGGTCTGACCATACGCAATGCACGTCATGTCGGTCGGGTAATTCGAAGCACCAGTACGCTTCTCGGCGGTGTTGCCGGCGCCCTGGCTGTAAGGGCTGCAGCGGCACAACAACTTCAGACCATGCAAGTTGCAAACATGATGCAAGATGCCATAGGTCAAACCATGGTCGATACAGCCGATCAGGTCGGCAAGGCTGTTGTCGCCAGTGCAGAACAGGCGACAAGGATGGACAAGAACATCGCTTTTTTGCAGGAGGCATGCAACAAATATGAGTTTGCCGCACAGGCGCTTACGCAAGTGTGCGCCAACACTATCAAGGTGGCAAGCCTGTCTACAAATAAACTAAATGAAATGAACACGCTGCTTCGTTCCCGCGCTGATGCGGCTGCCGCCTTTCATGGAAAACAATAA
- a CDS encoding DUF4178 domain-containing protein, translating into MEFAYLKGVQDRLDVIRTLTRQSRIPANDRFKYSIKDIKPDGFVRLNGDICHVMKGGRYDEWDENYKAKKEYSSHEFRLLNLRTGQIVLLEWDEDDQIVSACTGVKKLKWSDLADEAGEKIDEDDLEEMGSDDGIKYNGKTYWYEDDWAAKYVPSGKRNSEKAWIYEFEADDKEMITIEEWGGGEKSDDYEIWHCLSIDPNSIEIIAITTKQSPA; encoded by the coding sequence ATGGAATTTGCTTATCTGAAAGGCGTTCAGGACCGACTGGATGTGATTCGCACATTGACAAGACAATCCAGGATACCGGCGAACGACCGCTTTAAATATTCCATCAAAGACATTAAACCCGACGGATTCGTTCGTTTAAATGGTGATATATGCCATGTCATGAAAGGCGGCCGTTATGATGAATGGGATGAGAATTACAAGGCAAAAAAGGAATACTCATCCCATGAATTCAGGCTGCTCAATCTGCGAACGGGTCAAATTGTTCTTTTGGAATGGGATGAAGATGACCAGATCGTCAGTGCATGTACCGGTGTAAAAAAACTCAAATGGTCGGATCTGGCCGATGAAGCGGGTGAAAAAATCGATGAGGATGATCTGGAAGAGATGGGATCGGATGACGGCATAAAATACAACGGCAAGACCTATTGGTATGAAGATGATTGGGCCGCTAAATATGTTCCGTCCGGAAAACGCAATAGTGAGAAAGCCTGGATTTACGAATTTGAGGCTGACGACAAAGAAATGATAACCATCGAAGAATGGGGCGGTGGCGAAAAGTCCGATGACTATGAAATATGGCATTGTCTTTCAATTGATCCCAACTCAATTGAAATTATCGCTATTACTACCAAACAAAGCCCTGCCTGA
- a CDS encoding DUF350 domain-containing protein yields the protein MNAFTIMGTSLVYILICIGFTYIAWLIADWRTKDMDDLQQIEEGNMAVGMRRFGLLTMLGFGFCGVLSGSGSGFVHNILALLVDGVLIIIFAFACRHINDVIMMGHIDNDEHCKNGNVAVGIVEAANYMATGLILWGAFAGNGMDIIDGALSSLIWFLIGQSTLLVIGWIVEVFFTKFNIRNEIKDGNVAAGVFLAGVLVPLGIIIRSNLMGPSKGLVFDIVLFAAYMVFSLLLLVLFSIAFDHKLLPKSTIKEVVEKNRNVAGISVGAAVNVLVALVISATL from the coding sequence ATGAATGCTTTCACGATCATGGGGACAAGCCTGGTCTACATTCTAATTTGTATAGGTTTTACTTATATTGCCTGGCTGATTGCCGACTGGCGGACTAAAGATATGGATGACTTGCAGCAGATCGAAGAGGGCAACATGGCTGTTGGGATGCGGCGTTTTGGCCTGCTGACCATGCTCGGTTTTGGTTTTTGCGGTGTATTGTCAGGCAGTGGTTCCGGATTTGTACATAATATACTGGCCTTGTTGGTAGATGGTGTGCTTATAATTATTTTTGCCTTCGCATGCCGACACATCAATGATGTTATCATGATGGGCCACATAGACAATGACGAACACTGCAAAAACGGTAATGTAGCTGTCGGGATTGTCGAGGCTGCAAATTATATGGCTACAGGCCTCATACTTTGGGGGGCGTTTGCCGGTAATGGCATGGACATTATTGATGGGGCATTGTCTTCGCTGATCTGGTTTTTGATAGGTCAGTCAACATTGCTTGTTATCGGATGGATCGTCGAAGTCTTTTTTACAAAATTCAACATCCGGAACGAAATAAAAGATGGCAATGTGGCTGCCGGAGTATTTCTTGCCGGTGTGTTGGTACCGCTTGGTATTATCATCCGCTCCAATCTGATGGGACCAAGCAAAGGTTTGGTGTTTGATATCGTATTATTTGCCGCCTATATGGTATTTAGTCTTTTGCTGCTGGTCTTGTTCAGTATCGCTTTCGATCATAAGCTGCTCCCTAAATCCACAATCAAAGAAGTAGTTGAAAAAAATCGAAATGTGGCTGGGATCTCGGTCGGCGCTGCCGTGAATGTTCTGGTTGCACTGGTTATTTCCGCCACATTGTAG
- a CDS encoding DUF2617 family protein, with translation MIPVLQAARDLRLNLIEGQMADWSQFRILKAQGMDRNPWNVKAHVIGASHLISVNYNGSLFHEIFACMEVKADAKPIYYGPIMDIGNLTHKFVDKLSYKFDSKILKWDTGEPLMLDLEHMANTAGDNKIGLVAEFPPINTDIITKTIVLITMDDKMLKFETVHSYPNEDCIVFTQTRIKETL, from the coding sequence ATGATACCGGTGCTTCAAGCAGCCCGTGACTTGCGCCTCAACCTTATCGAAGGCCAAATGGCTGACTGGTCACAGTTTAGAATACTTAAAGCACAGGGCATGGATAGGAACCCATGGAATGTCAAAGCTCATGTCATTGGCGCAAGTCATCTCATATCAGTCAACTACAATGGTTCGCTTTTTCACGAAATTTTTGCTTGTATGGAAGTAAAGGCCGATGCAAAACCGATTTATTACGGTCCGATCATGGATATTGGAAACCTGACGCATAAATTTGTCGATAAACTGTCATATAAGTTTGATTCGAAAATACTAAAATGGGACACCGGTGAACCCCTTATGTTGGATCTCGAACATATGGCAAATACGGCAGGAGACAACAAAATCGGATTGGTGGCGGAATTTCCACCAATTAATACCGATATTATTACAAAAACCATCGTCTTGATAACTATGGACGACAAAATGCTCAAATTTGAGACCGTACACAGCTATCCTAACGAAGATTGCATCGTCTTTACCCAAACCAGAATTAAGGAGACGTTATGA